The Saprospiraceae bacterium genome includes a window with the following:
- the trmB gene encoding tRNA (guanosine(46)-N7)-methyltransferase TrmB, with product MGKKNKLIKFEDLHTFPNVYENIDPKNPGLWLNKDTKAEIKGQWNKLHFKNVYPLILELACGRGEYTVALAQAYPDHNFIGVDIKGARIWQGAAFAMEQNLLNAAFLRTRIEQIELFFEQSEVDEIWITFPDPFLRESKENKRLTSARFLNRYKNIIKADGILHLKTDDPTLYQFTLDTLHEYPGAKLLYANDDIYASELKYPELLHKTHYEKEHLEAGKKIKYIRFTI from the coding sequence ATGGGCAAAAAAAATAAACTGATAAAATTTGAAGACCTTCATACATTCCCTAATGTGTATGAAAATATCGATCCTAAAAATCCGGGATTGTGGTTGAATAAAGACACAAAAGCCGAAATAAAAGGTCAATGGAATAAATTACATTTTAAAAATGTGTACCCGTTGATTTTGGAGTTGGCTTGCGGGAGAGGTGAATATACGGTGGCATTGGCTCAGGCATATCCTGATCACAATTTTATCGGCGTGGATATCAAAGGAGCCAGAATCTGGCAGGGCGCTGCTTTTGCTATGGAACAAAATCTTCTCAATGCTGCTTTCCTAAGAACACGTATTGAGCAGATAGAATTGTTTTTTGAACAAAGCGAAGTCGATGAAATATGGATTACCTTTCCGGATCCCTTTCTCAGGGAAAGTAAAGAAAATAAAAGACTTACTTCTGCACGCTTTTTGAACAGATACAAAAATATTATCAAAGCAGATGGCATTTTACATTTAAAGACAGATGACCCTACCTTGTATCAGTTTACATTGGATACTTTACATGAATATCCCGGAGCAAAACTTCTGTATGCCAATGATGATATTTATGCATCTGAACTGAAATACCCCGAATTGTTGCATAAAACACACTATGAAAAAGAACATCTGGAAGCCGGCAAAAAAATAAAGTATATACGATTTACGATCTGA
- a CDS encoding UvrD-helicase domain-containing protein: MKEVAFSYLDELNDIQRKAVTTLEGPVMVIAGPGSGKTRVLTYRIAHLINTGANPGRILSLTFTNKAAREMKNRIEKVVGSGANRVWAGTFHSLFARILRVEAHKIGYPNDFTIYDSDDTKSVISEIISQLNLDKKVYAPGVIRSRISSAKSNLITPKAYFANDELMAYDRMARRPLTYQIYEKYAARCMRAGAMDFDDLLLQMFRLLYQNPDQVREKYQRQFQYIMVDEFQDTNYLQYEILKLLSVYPDSQRNLCIVGDDAQSIYSFRGATIENILQFENDFPELQTFKLEQNYRSTHFIVQAANEVINYNKRQIQKKIWTDREAGSKIKIIKAMTETEEGKRVADTIIEQKNRFNLQNKEIAILYRTNGQSRIFEEQLRRYNIQYRVYGGLSFYSRKEVKDMVAYMRLTINDKDDEALKRVINYPRRGIGDTTIDQIAQLAEDNDMSMWEVLTKIEITNRSRKSLSDFVNLIKAFKAKAAVSNAYEIADYIAKNSGILDLLKADKSIEGLSRVENVTSLLDGVKEFVEEDTLQEDEEATKDKSLSTFLQTISLMTDADEKEENPDTVTLMSVHSAKGLEFKSVFVVGLEENLFPSYMALSESQQVDEERRLFYVAITRAEEHLCLTYANSRYQYGQMRFNDSSRFLEEISQENIDSIISIQKKQEFPEPKILGNFKPLGARKPALNVSPSDFMAARPESIKPGDTVLHLKFGQGKVISVDERLVASIIFEDLPDNQEKRIMLQFAKLQIIES; encoded by the coding sequence ATGAAAGAAGTAGCATTTTCGTATTTAGATGAATTAAATGATATCCAACGCAAAGCTGTCACTACTTTGGAAGGCCCTGTCATGGTCATCGCTGGTCCCGGTTCAGGAAAGACCCGTGTACTGACATATCGGATTGCACACCTTATCAATACAGGTGCCAATCCCGGCAGAATACTTTCTCTCACTTTTACAAACAAAGCTGCCAGAGAGATGAAAAACCGGATCGAAAAGGTAGTTGGAAGTGGTGCCAACAGAGTGTGGGCCGGAACATTTCACTCCCTTTTTGCCCGGATCCTGAGAGTCGAAGCACATAAAATCGGTTATCCCAATGACTTCACCATCTACGACTCGGATGATACAAAAAGTGTCATTTCAGAAATCATCTCACAACTCAATCTGGATAAAAAAGTATATGCGCCGGGTGTCATCCGATCACGGATTTCTTCTGCCAAAAGTAATCTGATCACACCTAAAGCTTACTTTGCAAATGATGAACTCATGGCCTACGACAGAATGGCCAGACGTCCGCTAACTTATCAGATATATGAAAAATATGCTGCGAGGTGCATGAGAGCAGGAGCGATGGATTTTGATGATTTATTACTTCAAATGTTCAGGCTTTTATACCAGAATCCGGATCAGGTACGGGAAAAATATCAAAGGCAGTTTCAGTATATTATGGTGGATGAGTTTCAGGATACCAATTATCTGCAATACGAAATTCTCAAATTACTTTCTGTCTATCCGGATAGTCAAAGAAATCTGTGTATCGTAGGAGATGATGCACAAAGTATCTATTCCTTCCGAGGTGCAACTATCGAAAATATTCTTCAATTTGAAAATGATTTTCCGGAACTTCAGACCTTTAAGTTGGAACAGAATTATCGTTCCACCCATTTTATCGTGCAGGCAGCGAATGAAGTGATTAATTATAATAAAAGACAGATTCAGAAAAAAATATGGACAGACAGGGAAGCCGGTAGCAAAATCAAGATTATCAAGGCCATGACGGAAACGGAAGAAGGAAAAAGAGTGGCCGACACGATAATTGAACAAAAAAACAGATTTAACTTACAAAATAAGGAGATTGCCATTTTATACCGAACCAACGGACAATCCAGGATATTTGAAGAACAACTCAGAAGGTACAACATTCAGTATAGGGTTTATGGCGGATTGTCCTTTTATTCCCGAAAGGAAGTGAAGGATATGGTTGCGTACATGCGCCTGACGATCAATGACAAAGATGATGAAGCCCTGAAAAGAGTGATCAACTATCCGCGTCGGGGTATCGGTGATACAACGATAGATCAGATTGCACAATTGGCCGAAGATAATGACATGAGCATGTGGGAAGTGCTCACCAAAATAGAGATTACCAATCGTTCCCGAAAAAGTCTTTCTGATTTTGTAAATCTGATCAAAGCATTTAAAGCAAAGGCTGCGGTTTCAAATGCTTATGAAATTGCTGATTATATCGCAAAAAATTCAGGGATTTTAGATTTGTTGAAAGCAGATAAAAGTATAGAAGGTCTGAGCAGGGTTGAGAATGTGACTTCATTGTTGGATGGTGTGAAAGAATTTGTTGAAGAAGATACACTTCAGGAAGACGAAGAAGCGACAAAAGATAAAAGTCTGTCCACTTTTCTCCAGACGATTTCATTGATGACTGATGCCGATGAAAAAGAAGAAAATCCGGATACAGTCACGCTGATGTCTGTACACTCCGCCAAAGGATTGGAGTTCAAATCAGTATTTGTAGTCGGACTGGAAGAAAATCTTTTTCCATCTTATATGGCTCTATCTGAATCACAGCAGGTAGATGAAGAACGTCGCCTATTTTATGTGGCTATCACGAGAGCTGAGGAGCATCTGTGTCTGACTTATGCCAACAGCAGATACCAATATGGCCAGATGCGGTTTAACGACTCCAGCAGATTTCTGGAAGAAATTTCCCAGGAAAATATCGATTCTATCATTTCCATTCAGAAAAAACAGGAATTTCCTGAACCCAAAATACTTGGAAATTTCAAACCGTTAGGAGCCAGAAAGCCGGCATTAAATGTCAGTCCAAGTGATTTTATGGCAGCCAGACCGGAATCTATCAAACCCGGAGATACAGTTTTACACCTCAAATTTGGTCAGGGAAAAGTCATAAGTGTGGATGAAAGATTGGTGGCATCTATTATTTTTGAAGATCTGCCCGACAATCAGGAAAAACGTATCATGCTGCAATTTGCCAAGTTACAGATTATTGAATCCTGA